From a region of the Mycobacterium intracellulare ATCC 13950 genome:
- a CDS encoding tyrosine-type recombinase/integrase has product MSGAEHEGSSVGATWTIEDAGGKTTENDPKSAMSRRTLPLRDRLVTVLKAAKGRQAAERLVLGRDGGAWTYVVSNEIGEPYSPAVLSRYWRDAVKAAGVRHIKLHAARHTCATLMHLNGVPAAVIAAWIGHKDASLTMKLYPHSQDDALKAAGDTLNRVVTSRDTDTA; this is encoded by the coding sequence TTGAGCGGTGCGGAGCATGAAGGCAGCTCGGTAGGTGCAACGTGGACCATCGAGGATGCCGGCGGCAAGACTACGGAGAACGATCCGAAGTCGGCGATGTCTCGGCGGACCCTGCCGCTGCGGGATCGGCTGGTGACGGTGCTAAAGGCTGCGAAGGGGCGGCAGGCAGCCGAACGCCTGGTCCTGGGTCGCGATGGCGGCGCATGGACCTACGTGGTGTCGAACGAGATCGGCGAACCATACTCGCCTGCGGTTCTTTCGCGATACTGGCGCGACGCCGTGAAGGCCGCCGGTGTGCGCCATATCAAGCTTCACGCTGCGAGGCACACCTGCGCAACCCTGATGCACTTGAACGGGGTGCCTGCCGCAGTGATCGCCGCGTGGATCGGGCACAAGGACGCATCGCTCACGATGAAGCTGTACCCCCATTCCCAGGACGATGCGCTGAAGGCCGCTGGTGACACTTTGAATCGGGTTGTGACATCCCGTGACACTGACACGGCCTAG
- a CDS encoding DUF3761 domain-containing protein — MIRSVLIGTAIFIGAAIGAAPIADAQPVLVAPLSPQAPLPSCGGYTNVDGQCVPSPDHTRSSLPDGDGTYSHSQHKQGSGSWHGGTGRSK; from the coding sequence ATGATCCGTTCGGTACTCATCGGCACCGCAATCTTCATCGGAGCCGCTATCGGTGCGGCGCCCATAGCCGATGCGCAACCGGTCTTGGTAGCTCCGCTGTCGCCGCAAGCCCCACTTCCGTCGTGCGGCGGCTACACCAACGTCGACGGCCAATGCGTACCATCGCCGGACCACACACGAAGCAGCCTTCCTGACGGAGATGGCACATACAGCCACTCTCAACACAAGCAAGGGTCAGGCTCCTGGCACGGCGGGACCGGTCGGTCGAAATAG